From one Lotus japonicus ecotype B-129 chromosome 3, LjGifu_v1.2 genomic stretch:
- the LOC130749045 gene encoding probable 2' cyclic ADP-D-ribose synthase BdTIR, which translates to MQRSLAMSLFQRRFFSQQRRSQLLAKRVVTPCDVFLNHRSTDTKRTVATLLYDYLRRQGLSPFLDEKSMRPGDKLFDKINGAIFESRIGVAVFSPRYCESYFCLHELALLMECGKKVIPIFCDVKPSQLRVLNNPKWSAEELRRFKEALEEAKDTVGLTFNSSKGNLSEIVTNASDIIIGNMIELENEELMKKQNLPILL; encoded by the exons ATGCAACGTTCATTGGCAATGAGCTTGTTCCAACGCAGGTTTTTCAGCCAGCAAAGGCGATCTCAGCTGTTGGCAAAGCGAGTGGTTACACCGTGTGATGTGTTCCTGAACCACAGGAGCACGGACACAAAGCGAACTGTGGCCACTCTCCTCTATGACTACTTGAGGAGGCAAGGATTGAGCCCTTTCTTGGACGAGAAGAGCATGAGGCCAGGGGACAAGCTGTTTGATAAGATTAATGGCGCCATTTTCGAGTCCCGGATCGGGGTGGCGGTGTTCTCCCCTCGCTACTGTGAGTCCTACTTCTGCCTTCATGAGCTGGCGCTTCTCATGGAGTGCGGGAAGAAGGTGATTCCCATCTTCTGTGACGTGAAGCCTTCTCAGCTTCGCGTTCTTAATAACCCGAAGTGGTCCGCGGAGGAGCTCCGGAGGTTCAAGGAGGCTCTTGAGGAGGCTAAGGACACCGTGGGGCTCACCTTCAATTCTTCCAAAGG GAACTTGTCTGAAATAGTTACTAATGCTTCTGACATTATCATTGGCAATATGATAGAGCTTGAGAATGAAGAGCTGATGAAGAAACAAAACTTGCCAATTCTTCTTTAG